The Mangifera indica cultivar Alphonso chromosome 12, CATAS_Mindica_2.1, whole genome shotgun sequence DNA window tcctctgtATCCTCCTCTTCATCCGACGTGTAAGAGACCGGATAATCAATGTCATGAGCCACCTCTTTCTTTGGCTCCTCCTCATGGTGGACTTCATAAATACAGAGTTTTGAACCATCAGATACTAGAATATCAACACTGTCATCAGCTCTCTCTTCTGTTGTTACATCATCAGATGACCGAGGGGGTTCTTTAAGCACTATGTCCCTATAAAAGTTGATCACATTGGCACTGATTGTCTGCAAATGGGTTTCAACATTTCTTATCTCCTGTCAAGAATGCAATCAATCAGACATATCTGTACTATCACATCATCTAACAATTTGATTGAAGAATGGGGAGAAAGTCtgtaaattctttttaatattaataaaatttcaaactgaAAACGTATTGCATCAAtgcaaattttgatattaacatGCCAATTCAAAAAAGAGCCCTTCAGAAGAGAAAAACCAATACCTGCCGCAGAACAACGTCAACTTCCAAGTACAAATCTTCTAACTTCTGGAACATGTTCTCAGCCCATGATATATTTTCACCTCTGTCATCCATAATGAACAAAATCAGCCAGATGCTGCCTGCCAGATCGatgcaaaagaaaattgttagtgcCTTCCTGAATTCACAAAGCTATAGTGATTGGGGCCTTGGTGAAAAATTTGAATACATTGGCAGAATACAACTTAAccaattaattgaaatttaagatGCATTATGGCCAACATTGGATTATCACAGATCAAAAGCACCAACCGAACAATTCTCTAGAATGGAATATCGCAGcgatttgaaatttcaataaaaatgtcAGAAAAAATATCCCGGATTTACATAACAGCAGGGAAACTCCATGCCCACTAATAATGTGTTCAGAACAAGTTTATAGAAAGAAGCTAATTTTGATCAAACAACTAAGTTGAAAACCCCAAAATTTTAACGTCATCAAAGCATCATTCAGAAACAAAACCAGATTATAAACCAACTAACAAACAAATGTTTTAAGCACGCACAAGctagaaaagaaaaaccttCAAGTTGAATTTACCTAGAGGACAAAACCTGAAAAATCACAAAGTTTGAACTATTTATTAGGAGGTGGAAGACACAACACAAGTCTCTTTCTAGTAGTTCGaagaaaagtgaaaaacaaCCTTATAGAGTTAAAAGCGAGATGGACTTCTGTTTTATCTATGTTTTGTTATGATTATGATGACATGGCAGCTTTTTATTTGCTCAGTATCTCTATATTTGACTGTTCTATCTATGTGAACCCGGACTTTGCATCCGGTTAGGTTTCTTGTTATTTCTTTGTTATTAAAAGGgataaactgaaaaaatgaagctatatcattttcattatcCAAAGGGAAGCTTCCCCATAtctgaaaatttggtttttattgttttatgatgTACAAATTTTCAAGTCACTAGCTTCTTCTTCACAAGAAAAGGCaaattgatgagattttttaGTAAGGCAAGCTCTTAGAACTTGTGCTTATCACCAGGGACTTGAGTTTGGAAGAATCATCTGCAGCATTTGCTCTCCTTGTAATAATTTCCATATTCTTATGCAGACTTTGTTTCACCAAATTCTTCATCAATTTCCTTCCCCCTTGCGCCTCTCTCGGATTCACTGGCGACCCCATTGCAATTCTTCCTGTTTGTGGCCCGGAATGAGATCCCATCTTCGCCTGCCTTTCATCTTTAAACCATTGTAACAATTTCAATGCTCTCTTCTGCGCTAGAGGGCTCCCCACTAATGCTACTTCAAGAATGACATGGACAATTCCTGACTTGGCCATTTTGTCTTGCTGTGCTAAGCTTTGATGAgctaaaatcattaaaatgtaCAATGAGGATTCTTGACATTTCGGCTTCTCTTCCCATGTCAAAATCTCCATCAAACTGTCCGGAACAAGTGGACTACCTTCCATAGCTTTCTTTCCCATTGATGTCACCACCAAGTTCCCAAGTGTTGCAAGTGATTTCTCTGAGAGCTCCTTTGCTGAACAAAGCTTCAACAGAGTGTTTACCACCCCATTAGAGACCAAAGGCCTTGCATTTTCCAACACTGCAGAGAGATTGTACAATGAACCAATGCACAACTCTTTAGTTTCCAGGCTTGATTCTGATTCAAGAATCCCCACCAGAAATGGGACAATTTCTGATAACGAAAGAGGGAATTGTTTATTCGCTAGAGAAGATAATGACAGCATCAATTCTGCGAATTCTCGCCTTGTCAATTTGTCAACTATATCAACATTCATTGGTAATTTTGTCAAGATTCCTGCCTCCACCATGAGAGCCTTGTTCCTGAatcaacaacaaaacaaaaaaattaggcGGAACCACAAACAACTCTTTGACTAATAAAATCCTAGATGAATAATCAACAACAATAACTACCCATTATTGCATACCattctaaaataatttcagGGCCCTCAAGTATTAAACAATAAGATAGCCAAAACTGACAAACTAGCCATTAAAATACGGAACTTAATGCACAGAGAAGTCAATGAGATTCCAAGATTTAGATCTGTGTTGAAAGGTGAAGGtcaataaatgaaataattcaTTGCCCAAGTCAAGATCATGTGGAATCTGATCAactaaactatatatataatggggtgtaaattaattttttattagagactGAACATATATGTCTAATATAATTGTCCCTCCGATTCCTCCTTAGTGGACAGCCACCGCACCTTGCGCTCTGCAGATTCAATGGCAAGCATTTTGTTGGGCGATGAACagcaatgtgattttttcattCCAGAAAATTTCTACCCAAGGATACAGAGTGTTCACTGAAAATGATAAGCTTTCTTTCTtgtcataattttactaaaaaaatttatgaattattgCTCTTTAATAGTCAAAGGTTATCTCAATTATAACAGAAGATTATTGGATGATGATCAAATCCTTAAAATTCTgcactttttaaaattcatattcataGATGGATGTGAAGggatatttaattagataatactTACGTGTAAGTTCCATTAGCGAGCTCGATCAAAGCCTGCACGGCTGCCCGGCGACGGCCAACCACCTCCGTGGCC harbors:
- the LOC123193479 gene encoding U-box domain-containing protein 7-like, with the translated sequence MSTSSSSSSSSTSSSNIWLISNKRLQFFSRIRRFLQSKAARKRCTDSEHVEDIKNISTAPKTINQEVIQVTVQEKEQIEDDSSVALQKSVKRLHFGSWEEKEMAALEIQRFAKEDVKIKKLMAELGVIHVLVSMVATEVVGRRRAAVQALIELANGTYTNKALMVEAGILTKLPMNVDIVDKLTRREFAELMLSLSSLANKQFPLSLSEIVPFLVGILESESSLETKELCIGSLYNLSAVLENARPLVSNGVVNTLLKLCSAKELSEKSLATLGNLVVTSMGKKAMEGSPLVPDSLMEILTWEEKPKCQESSLYILMILAHQSLAQQDKMAKSGIVHVILEVALVGSPLAQKRALKLLQWFKDERQAKMGSHSGPQTGRIAMGSPVNPREAQGGRKLMKNLVKQSLHKNMEIITRRANAADDSSKLKSLVISTSSKSLPY